In a genomic window of Desulfovibrio inopinatus DSM 10711:
- a CDS encoding DUF503 domain-containing protein, whose translation MVIGILTMHLVLHGNNSLKGKRKVALSLKQKLRNKFNVAVSEIAEHDTHSVLVLAAVTVSNDANRARSQLQKALNMVEATHLADLEYDDIELIGA comes from the coding sequence ATGGTGATCGGCATTTTGACCATGCACCTCGTGTTGCACGGTAATAATTCGCTGAAGGGAAAGCGCAAAGTTGCGCTTTCCCTGAAGCAAAAATTGCGCAACAAGTTTAATGTTGCCGTTAGCGAAATTGCCGAGCACGATACCCATTCTGTTCTTGTTTTGGCCGCTGTTACGGTGTCAAACGATGCCAACCGAGCACGAAGCCAACTGCAAAAGGCTCTCAACATGGTTGAAGCCACACATTTAGCCGACCTTGAATACGACGATATCGAATTGATCGGCGCCTAA
- the rbfA gene encoding 30S ribosome-binding factor RbfA, whose translation MKHATSRRSMRLGDQIFRELASLISTEIKDPRLELVSITGVVLNADMKIALVRYTVMGDEARHAEAQKGLEKATGHLRSQLSRALRIKFVPELRFERDQFLEDMVYVDNPS comes from the coding sequence ATGAAACATGCGACTTCACGCCGATCCATGCGACTTGGCGACCAAATTTTTCGTGAGCTTGCCTCGCTCATTTCCACCGAAATCAAAGACCCACGACTGGAGTTGGTTTCTATTACCGGCGTTGTTCTCAACGCCGATATGAAAATTGCTCTTGTCCGTTATACTGTTATGGGTGATGAAGCCCGGCATGCCGAGGCTCAAAAGGGATTGGAAAAAGCTACAGGGCATTTGCGTTCTCAACTGAGTCGGGCGCTGCGTATCAAGTTTGTGCCTGAATTACGTTTTGAGCGTGATCAATTCCTTGAGGATATGGTGTATGTCGACAATCCCAGCTGA
- a CDS encoding DHH family phosphoesterase, with protein MSTIPADIADLLTREDNFLVAAHFNPDGDAIGATAALGFILSALGKQFQLYNATGIPPQFVWMALPGPLVTELPPADSISWIITLDSGDADRLGADLKALLPKKQSINIDHHLGNPEYGTLNWVDTTASSTGEMISRLADALGLALRGSLAEAIYTAMVTDTGGFRFSNTRPETMELAARMIRAGLNPGLVNAKIDNQWTMARIKLWSEVMSNVAMYSDGRIGVIRLPVDIFDRTGATRADCDGLINNVMRIRGVRVAMSLREDTDYIKFSLRSVGDVNVRDVAASFGGGGHKNAAGGQIVSDLETAQAQLLEAVEPIATDGV; from the coding sequence ATGTCGACAATCCCAGCTGATATCGCTGATCTTCTTACTCGGGAAGACAATTTTCTTGTCGCTGCCCATTTCAATCCCGATGGTGATGCGATTGGGGCTACGGCAGCTCTTGGGTTTATTTTGTCCGCTCTCGGCAAACAATTTCAGTTGTATAATGCAACGGGGATACCGCCACAGTTTGTGTGGATGGCTTTGCCTGGCCCTCTCGTCACAGAGCTTCCACCTGCAGACAGTATTTCTTGGATTATTACGCTTGATAGTGGGGATGCCGACAGGCTCGGAGCAGATCTTAAAGCGCTGTTGCCGAAAAAGCAGTCCATCAACATTGATCATCATTTAGGTAACCCCGAATATGGCACGCTGAATTGGGTCGATACTACAGCTTCGTCTACGGGAGAGATGATTTCCCGTCTTGCTGATGCCCTGGGATTGGCTTTGCGTGGGTCCCTCGCTGAAGCGATTTATACGGCCATGGTTACTGACACCGGAGGATTTCGATTCTCCAATACGCGCCCCGAGACCATGGAGCTTGCCGCACGTATGATCCGTGCCGGCCTTAATCCCGGATTGGTCAATGCGAAAATTGACAATCAATGGACCATGGCGCGAATCAAGCTTTGGTCTGAAGTCATGTCGAATGTGGCTATGTACTCCGATGGACGTATTGGTGTTATCCGACTCCCGGTAGATATTTTTGATCGAACCGGTGCAACACGCGCTGATTGTGACGGACTGATCAATAATGTCATGCGTATCCGAGGGGTACGCGTGGCCATGAGTCTCCGTGAAGACACCGACTATATTAAATTTAGTTTGCGATCAGTCGGCGATGTCAATGTTCGCGATGTCGCGGCATCTTTTGGCGGCGGCGGGCATAAAAATGCTGCCGGTGGGCAGATTGTGTCTGATTTGGAAACGGCTCAAGCGCAACTGCTTGAGGCGGTCGAACCCATTGCAACGGATGGAGTTTAA
- the truB gene encoding tRNA pseudouridine(55) synthase TruB translates to MGRRRGARRPDRFHGVVVINKPTGPTSAGCVNQIKRIFDQGKVGHAGTLDPMASGVLVVLLGRGTKIASYVSGGYKIYRGELMLGQTTDTYDTEGTITATAPWEHITAAEAEAAVLAWNETTEQEVPPYAAAKHEGQPLYKIARQGGDVPVKTKHIVVSEAEVLSMDLPRIHFRVRVSPGTYIRSLVHSLGMRLSCGAVMTALTREYSHPFALDHAHELDVLAANPETVAEAVIPMADALPHWPRFVVSTAQADMVRNGKWLDVVKTPPLEAPRVPGGPCESDGDDAVRALCLDENGEALAMVERQLQDGVERWAILRGLW, encoded by the coding sequence ATGGGACGTCGACGCGGTGCACGCCGCCCAGATCGATTCCACGGGGTTGTTGTTATCAACAAACCCACAGGGCCGACGTCGGCAGGGTGTGTGAATCAGATCAAACGTATTTTCGATCAGGGAAAAGTCGGTCATGCCGGTACCCTTGATCCTATGGCTTCCGGCGTTCTCGTTGTTCTTTTGGGCCGGGGCACAAAGATTGCTTCGTATGTCTCCGGTGGGTATAAAATCTATCGTGGTGAGTTGATGCTTGGCCAAACGACAGATACGTACGACACCGAAGGGACGATAACGGCAACTGCTCCTTGGGAGCACATCACTGCAGCAGAAGCTGAAGCCGCGGTGTTGGCTTGGAATGAAACTACTGAGCAAGAGGTTCCACCGTATGCTGCGGCAAAACATGAAGGTCAGCCGCTGTATAAAATTGCTCGTCAGGGTGGTGACGTTCCCGTTAAAACAAAGCATATTGTTGTTTCCGAGGCCGAAGTTCTTTCCATGGACTTGCCTCGTATTCATTTCCGAGTCCGGGTTTCTCCCGGCACGTACATCCGCTCCCTGGTCCACAGCTTGGGGATGCGACTTTCGTGCGGTGCCGTGATGACGGCTTTGACTCGGGAATATAGCCATCCGTTTGCACTCGACCATGCGCATGAACTTGATGTTCTTGCCGCAAATCCCGAGACCGTGGCAGAGGCCGTGATTCCCATGGCCGATGCCTTGCCGCACTGGCCGCGTTTCGTGGTGTCGACAGCGCAGGCCGATATGGTCCGCAACGGGAAATGGCTCGATGTGGTCAAAACTCCTCCGCTCGAAGCTCCGAGAGTTCCCGGTGGCCCGTGCGAATCCGATGGAGATGACGCCGTACGTGCGCTCTGTCTGGATGAAAATGGAGAAGCCTTGGCCATGGTTGAGCGTCAATTGCAGGATGGCGTGGAACGGTGGGCGATACTGCGCGGCTTATGGTAG
- the rpsO gene encoding 30S ribosomal protein S15 has product MVMTPETKAKIIEEYKKHDGDTGSPEVQIALLSNRITYLTDHFKKHAKDYHSRNGLLKLVGQRRKLLNYLKKKDIQRYRDIIARLGIRK; this is encoded by the coding sequence GTGGTCATGACGCCTGAAACGAAGGCTAAGATTATTGAAGAATACAAGAAGCACGACGGTGACACCGGTTCCCCGGAAGTCCAGATTGCGTTGCTTTCCAACCGTATTACTTACCTGACCGACCATTTTAAGAAGCACGCCAAGGACTATCACTCCCGCAATGGCCTGCTCAAACTCGTCGGCCAGCGCCGCAAGCTTCTGAACTACTTGAAAAAGAAAGATATTCAGCGCTATCGCGACATCATCGCGCGCTTGGGTATCCGCAAGTAG